A portion of the Sus scrofa isolate TJ Tabasco breed Duroc chromosome 5, Sscrofa11.1, whole genome shotgun sequence genome contains these proteins:
- the ING4 gene encoding inhibitor of growth protein 4 isoform X1, which yields MAAGMYLEHYLDSIENLPFELQRNFQLMRDLDQRTEDLKAEIDKLATEYMSSARSLSSEEKLALLKQIQEAYGKCKEFGDDKVQLAMQTYEMVDKHIRRLDTDLARFEADLKEKQIESSDYDSSSSKGKKKGRTQKEKKAARARSKGKNSDEEAPKAAQKKLKLVRTSPEYGMPSVTFGSVHPSDVLDMPVDPNEPTYCLCHQVSYGEMIGCDNPDVRTLLASGWEVLGTRGSWIQEWGGSWLKVGCRVGGRWLEMVGLGTFKNSPKGQNKGISLRNWGWGGSFLSFASPPPRPTSASSILFLFQCSIEWFHFACVGLTTKPRGKWFCPRCSQERKKK from the exons ATGGCTGCGGGGATGTATTTGGAACATTATCTGGACA GTATTGAAAACCTGCCCTTTGAACTGCAGAGAAACTTCCAGCTCATGAGGGACCTGGACCAAAGAACAGAGG ACCTGAAGGCTGAAATTGACAAGTTGGCCACAGAGTATATGAGTAGCGCCCGCAGCCTGAGCTCCGAGGAAAAACTGGCCCTTCTCAAACAGATCCAGGAGGCCTATGGCAAGTGCAAGGAATTTGGTGACGACAAGGTGCAGCTTGCCATGCAGACCTATGAAATG GTGGACAAACACATTCGTCGTCTGGACACAGACCTGGCCCGTTTTGAGGCTGAtctgaaagagaaacagattgaGTCAAGTGACTACGACAGCTCTtccagcaaaggcaaaaaga AAGGCCGgacccaaaaggagaagaaagctgCCCGTGCTCGTTCCAAAGGGAAAAACTCTGACGAAGAAGCCCCCAAGGCTGCCCAGAAGAAGTTAAAACTCGTGCGCAC AAGTCCTGAGTATGGGATGCCCTCAGTGACCTTTGGCAGTGTCCACCCCTCTGATGTGTTGGATATGCCTGTGGATCCCAACGAACCCACCTATTGCCTTTGTCACCAGGTCTCCTATGGAGAGATGATTGGCTGTGACAACCCTGATGTAAGAACCCTTTTGGCCTCAGGATGGGAGGTTCTGGGGACACGAGGGAGTTGGATACAAGAGTGGGGGGGGTCTTGGTTGAAAGTGGGCTGCAGGGTAGGAGGAAGGTGGTTGGAGATGGTTGGCCTTGGAACCTTCAAGAATTCTCCCAAGGGACAGAATAAGGGAATATCCCTaaggaattgggggtgggggggctcttttctttcctttgcctccccccctccccgtCCCACTTCtgcttcttccatcctcttccttTTCCAGTGTTCCATTGAGTGGTTCCACTTTGCCTGTGTTGGGCTGACTACCAAGCCTCGGGGGAAGTG GTTTTGTCCACGCTGCTCCCAAGAACGGAAGAAGAAATAG
- the ING4 gene encoding inhibitor of growth protein 4 isoform X4 gives MAAGMYLEHYLDSIENLPFELQRNFQLMRDLDQRTEDLKAEIDKLATEYMSSARSLSSEEKLALLKQIQEAYGKCKEFGDDKVQLAMQTYEMVDKHIRRLDTDLARFEADLKEKQIESSDYDSSSSKGKKKGRTQKEKKAARARSKGKNSDEEAPKAAQKKLKLVRTSPEYGMPSVTFGSVHPSDVLDMPVDPNEPTYCLCHQVSYGEMIGCDNPDCSIEWFHFACVGLTTKPRGKWFCPRCSQERKKK, from the exons ATGGCTGCGGGGATGTATTTGGAACATTATCTGGACA GTATTGAAAACCTGCCCTTTGAACTGCAGAGAAACTTCCAGCTCATGAGGGACCTGGACCAAAGAACAGAGG ACCTGAAGGCTGAAATTGACAAGTTGGCCACAGAGTATATGAGTAGCGCCCGCAGCCTGAGCTCCGAGGAAAAACTGGCCCTTCTCAAACAGATCCAGGAGGCCTATGGCAAGTGCAAGGAATTTGGTGACGACAAGGTGCAGCTTGCCATGCAGACCTATGAAATG GTGGACAAACACATTCGTCGTCTGGACACAGACCTGGCCCGTTTTGAGGCTGAtctgaaagagaaacagattgaGTCAAGTGACTACGACAGCTCTtccagcaaaggcaaaaaga AAGGCCGgacccaaaaggagaagaaagctgCCCGTGCTCGTTCCAAAGGGAAAAACTCTGACGAAGAAGCCCCCAAGGCTGCCCAGAAGAAGTTAAAACTCGTGCGCAC AAGTCCTGAGTATGGGATGCCCTCAGTGACCTTTGGCAGTGTCCACCCCTCTGATGTGTTGGATATGCCTGTGGATCCCAACGAACCCACCTATTGCCTTTGTCACCAGGTCTCCTATGGAGAGATGATTGGCTGTGACAACCCTGAT TGTTCCATTGAGTGGTTCCACTTTGCCTGTGTTGGGCTGACTACCAAGCCTCGGGGGAAGTG GTTTTGTCCACGCTGCTCCCAAGAACGGAAGAAGAAATAG
- the ING4 gene encoding inhibitor of growth protein 4 isoform X2, with protein MAAGMYLEHYLDSIENLPFELQRNFQLMRDLDQRTEDLKAEIDKLATEYMSSARSLSSEEKLALLKQIQEAYGKCKEFGDDKVQLAMQTYEMVDKHIRRLDTDLARFEADLKEKQIESSDYDSSSSKGKKKGRTQKEKKAARARSKGKNSDEEAPKAAQKKLKLVRTSPEYGMPSVTFGSVHPSDVLDMPVDPNEPTYCLCHQVSYGEMIGCDNPDVLSTLLPRTEEEIDEGLGFQQFLPHPLTWANGERDAWLGPGVREKWMEQCRHPSSSPPHSWC; from the exons ATGGCTGCGGGGATGTATTTGGAACATTATCTGGACA GTATTGAAAACCTGCCCTTTGAACTGCAGAGAAACTTCCAGCTCATGAGGGACCTGGACCAAAGAACAGAGG ACCTGAAGGCTGAAATTGACAAGTTGGCCACAGAGTATATGAGTAGCGCCCGCAGCCTGAGCTCCGAGGAAAAACTGGCCCTTCTCAAACAGATCCAGGAGGCCTATGGCAAGTGCAAGGAATTTGGTGACGACAAGGTGCAGCTTGCCATGCAGACCTATGAAATG GTGGACAAACACATTCGTCGTCTGGACACAGACCTGGCCCGTTTTGAGGCTGAtctgaaagagaaacagattgaGTCAAGTGACTACGACAGCTCTtccagcaaaggcaaaaaga AAGGCCGgacccaaaaggagaagaaagctgCCCGTGCTCGTTCCAAAGGGAAAAACTCTGACGAAGAAGCCCCCAAGGCTGCCCAGAAGAAGTTAAAACTCGTGCGCAC AAGTCCTGAGTATGGGATGCCCTCAGTGACCTTTGGCAGTGTCCACCCCTCTGATGTGTTGGATATGCCTGTGGATCCCAACGAACCCACCTATTGCCTTTGTCACCAGGTCTCCTATGGAGAGATGATTGGCTGTGACAACCCTGAT GTTTTGTCCACGCTGCTCCCAAGAACGGAAGAAGAAATAGACGAGGGCCTTGGATTCCAACAGTTTCTTCCACATCCCCTGACCTGGGCTAATGGGGAGAGGGATGCCTGGCTGGGGCCGGGGGTCAGGGAGAAGTGGATGGAGCAGTGTCgtcatccctcctcctcccctccccactcctggtGCTGA
- the ING4 gene encoding inhibitor of growth protein 4 isoform X6: MAAGMYLEHYLDSIENLPFELQRNFQLMRDLDQRTEDLKAEIDKLATEYMSSARSLSSEEKLALLKQIQEAYGKCKEFGDDKVQLAMQTYEMVDKHIRRLDTDLARFEADLKEKQIESSDYDSSSSKEGRTQKEKKAARARSKGKNSDEEAPKAAQKKLKLVRTSPEYGMPSVTFGSVHPSDVLDMPVDPNEPTYCLCHQVSYGEMIGCDNPDCSIEWFHFACVGLTTKPRGKWFCPRCSQERKKK; the protein is encoded by the exons ATGGCTGCGGGGATGTATTTGGAACATTATCTGGACA GTATTGAAAACCTGCCCTTTGAACTGCAGAGAAACTTCCAGCTCATGAGGGACCTGGACCAAAGAACAGAGG ACCTGAAGGCTGAAATTGACAAGTTGGCCACAGAGTATATGAGTAGCGCCCGCAGCCTGAGCTCCGAGGAAAAACTGGCCCTTCTCAAACAGATCCAGGAGGCCTATGGCAAGTGCAAGGAATTTGGTGACGACAAGGTGCAGCTTGCCATGCAGACCTATGAAATG GTGGACAAACACATTCGTCGTCTGGACACAGACCTGGCCCGTTTTGAGGCTGAtctgaaagagaaacagattgaGTCAAGTGACTACGACAGCTCTtccagcaaag AAGGCCGgacccaaaaggagaagaaagctgCCCGTGCTCGTTCCAAAGGGAAAAACTCTGACGAAGAAGCCCCCAAGGCTGCCCAGAAGAAGTTAAAACTCGTGCGCAC AAGTCCTGAGTATGGGATGCCCTCAGTGACCTTTGGCAGTGTCCACCCCTCTGATGTGTTGGATATGCCTGTGGATCCCAACGAACCCACCTATTGCCTTTGTCACCAGGTCTCCTATGGAGAGATGATTGGCTGTGACAACCCTGAT TGTTCCATTGAGTGGTTCCACTTTGCCTGTGTTGGGCTGACTACCAAGCCTCGGGGGAAGTG GTTTTGTCCACGCTGCTCCCAAGAACGGAAGAAGAAATAG
- the ING4 gene encoding inhibitor of growth protein 4 isoform X5: MAAGMYLEHYLDSIENLPFELQRNFQLMRDLDQRTEDLKAEIDKLATEYMSSARSLSSEEKLALLKQIQEAYGKCKEFGDDKVQLAMQTYEMVDKHIRRLDTDLARFEADLKEKQIESSDYDSSSSKGKKSRTQKEKKAARARSKGKNSDEEAPKAAQKKLKLVRTSPEYGMPSVTFGSVHPSDVLDMPVDPNEPTYCLCHQVSYGEMIGCDNPDCSIEWFHFACVGLTTKPRGKWFCPRCSQERKKK, encoded by the exons ATGGCTGCGGGGATGTATTTGGAACATTATCTGGACA GTATTGAAAACCTGCCCTTTGAACTGCAGAGAAACTTCCAGCTCATGAGGGACCTGGACCAAAGAACAGAGG ACCTGAAGGCTGAAATTGACAAGTTGGCCACAGAGTATATGAGTAGCGCCCGCAGCCTGAGCTCCGAGGAAAAACTGGCCCTTCTCAAACAGATCCAGGAGGCCTATGGCAAGTGCAAGGAATTTGGTGACGACAAGGTGCAGCTTGCCATGCAGACCTATGAAATG GTGGACAAACACATTCGTCGTCTGGACACAGACCTGGCCCGTTTTGAGGCTGAtctgaaagagaaacagattgaGTCAAGTGACTACGACAGCTCTtccagcaaaggcaaaaaga GCCGgacccaaaaggagaagaaagctgCCCGTGCTCGTTCCAAAGGGAAAAACTCTGACGAAGAAGCCCCCAAGGCTGCCCAGAAGAAGTTAAAACTCGTGCGCAC AAGTCCTGAGTATGGGATGCCCTCAGTGACCTTTGGCAGTGTCCACCCCTCTGATGTGTTGGATATGCCTGTGGATCCCAACGAACCCACCTATTGCCTTTGTCACCAGGTCTCCTATGGAGAGATGATTGGCTGTGACAACCCTGAT TGTTCCATTGAGTGGTTCCACTTTGCCTGTGTTGGGCTGACTACCAAGCCTCGGGGGAAGTG GTTTTGTCCACGCTGCTCCCAAGAACGGAAGAAGAAATAG
- the ING4 gene encoding inhibitor of growth protein 4 isoform X7, which produces MAAGMYLEHYLDSIENLPFELQRNFQLMRDLDQRTEDLKAEIDKLATEYMSSARSLSSEEKLALLKQIQEAYGKCKEFGDDKVQLAMQTYEMVDKHIRRLDTDLARFEADLKEKQIESSDYDSSSSKGRTQKEKKAARARSKGKNSDEEAPKAAQKKLKLVRTSPEYGMPSVTFGSVHPSDVLDMPVDPNEPTYCLCHQVSYGEMIGCDNPDCSIEWFHFACVGLTTKPRGKWFCPRCSQERKKK; this is translated from the exons ATGGCTGCGGGGATGTATTTGGAACATTATCTGGACA GTATTGAAAACCTGCCCTTTGAACTGCAGAGAAACTTCCAGCTCATGAGGGACCTGGACCAAAGAACAGAGG ACCTGAAGGCTGAAATTGACAAGTTGGCCACAGAGTATATGAGTAGCGCCCGCAGCCTGAGCTCCGAGGAAAAACTGGCCCTTCTCAAACAGATCCAGGAGGCCTATGGCAAGTGCAAGGAATTTGGTGACGACAAGGTGCAGCTTGCCATGCAGACCTATGAAATG GTGGACAAACACATTCGTCGTCTGGACACAGACCTGGCCCGTTTTGAGGCTGAtctgaaagagaaacagattgaGTCAAGTGACTACGACAGCTCTtccagcaaag GCCGgacccaaaaggagaagaaagctgCCCGTGCTCGTTCCAAAGGGAAAAACTCTGACGAAGAAGCCCCCAAGGCTGCCCAGAAGAAGTTAAAACTCGTGCGCAC AAGTCCTGAGTATGGGATGCCCTCAGTGACCTTTGGCAGTGTCCACCCCTCTGATGTGTTGGATATGCCTGTGGATCCCAACGAACCCACCTATTGCCTTTGTCACCAGGTCTCCTATGGAGAGATGATTGGCTGTGACAACCCTGAT TGTTCCATTGAGTGGTTCCACTTTGCCTGTGTTGGGCTGACTACCAAGCCTCGGGGGAAGTG GTTTTGTCCACGCTGCTCCCAAGAACGGAAGAAGAAATAG
- the ING4 gene encoding inhibitor of growth protein 4 isoform X3, giving the protein MAAGMYLEHYLDSIENLPFELQRNFQLMRDLDQRTEDLKAEIDKLATEYMSSARSLSSEEKLALLKQIQEAYGKCKEFGDDKVQLAMQTYEMVDKHIRRLDTDLARFEADLKEKQIESSDYDSSSSKGKKKGRTQKEKKAARARSKGKNSDEEAPKAAQKKLKLVRTPEYGMPSVTFGSVHPSDVLDMPVDPNEPTYCLCHQVSYGEMIGCDNPDVLSTLLPRTEEEIDEGLGFQQFLPHPLTWANGERDAWLGPGVREKWMEQCRHPSSSPPHSWC; this is encoded by the exons ATGGCTGCGGGGATGTATTTGGAACATTATCTGGACA GTATTGAAAACCTGCCCTTTGAACTGCAGAGAAACTTCCAGCTCATGAGGGACCTGGACCAAAGAACAGAGG ACCTGAAGGCTGAAATTGACAAGTTGGCCACAGAGTATATGAGTAGCGCCCGCAGCCTGAGCTCCGAGGAAAAACTGGCCCTTCTCAAACAGATCCAGGAGGCCTATGGCAAGTGCAAGGAATTTGGTGACGACAAGGTGCAGCTTGCCATGCAGACCTATGAAATG GTGGACAAACACATTCGTCGTCTGGACACAGACCTGGCCCGTTTTGAGGCTGAtctgaaagagaaacagattgaGTCAAGTGACTACGACAGCTCTtccagcaaaggcaaaaaga AAGGCCGgacccaaaaggagaagaaagctgCCCGTGCTCGTTCCAAAGGGAAAAACTCTGACGAAGAAGCCCCCAAGGCTGCCCAGAAGAAGTTAAAACTCGTGCGCAC TCCTGAGTATGGGATGCCCTCAGTGACCTTTGGCAGTGTCCACCCCTCTGATGTGTTGGATATGCCTGTGGATCCCAACGAACCCACCTATTGCCTTTGTCACCAGGTCTCCTATGGAGAGATGATTGGCTGTGACAACCCTGAT GTTTTGTCCACGCTGCTCCCAAGAACGGAAGAAGAAATAGACGAGGGCCTTGGATTCCAACAGTTTCTTCCACATCCCCTGACCTGGGCTAATGGGGAGAGGGATGCCTGGCTGGGGCCGGGGGTCAGGGAGAAGTGGATGGAGCAGTGTCgtcatccctcctcctcccctccccactcctggtGCTGA